In Methanolobus chelungpuianus, the following proteins share a genomic window:
- a CDS encoding hemolysin family protein has protein sequence MSYTFEIAIVLTLILLNGIFAMSEFALVSSRKARLKQLAEEGSPGAEAALALSNELTPFLSTIQIGITLIGILAGAYGGATIAQGLAGYLSEFSALARYSDALSIVIVVVTITYLTLVVGELVPKRVALSKAETIATKVSRPMMFLSSIARPFVVILSVSTEAVLRLLRIHQTSEPPVTEEEIKSMLEEGTEAGVFEMAELSMIEGVLEIGDLRVESLMTHHTDIIALDLDDSIDENLQKMVRSGRSYFPAYYKDLDNIVGIVSVKQVLAEIVESGTFDIRADLAKPLFVPEALPVLKLLELFKELGVHIALVTGEYGSVEGLITLHDILEAIVGDVRSLGEPAETPVVLREDGSWLIDGDTPLEKVKDVLSVDSFPQEEQEYYRTIAGFIIFVLQRIPKTGDHIEFKGMRYEVVDMDGNKVDKVLVMKVPQSP, from the coding sequence ATGTCTTATACATTTGAGATCGCTATTGTCCTCACTTTGATCTTACTCAATGGCATATTTGCTATGTCCGAGTTTGCCCTTGTCTCGTCCAGGAAAGCCCGCCTGAAACAACTCGCCGAAGAAGGGAGTCCGGGAGCAGAAGCTGCATTGGCCCTCTCTAATGAATTAACACCGTTCCTTTCAACGATCCAGATAGGGATCACTCTGATAGGTATTCTTGCCGGTGCATATGGGGGAGCTACTATAGCACAAGGGCTTGCAGGTTACCTAAGCGAGTTCTCCGCCCTGGCTAGATATAGTGATGCACTCAGTATCGTAATCGTGGTAGTCACGATCACTTACCTGACCCTGGTAGTTGGCGAACTCGTCCCAAAAAGGGTCGCACTGAGCAAAGCTGAAACTATTGCCACTAAGGTCTCAAGACCTATGATGTTCCTCTCTTCCATAGCAAGGCCTTTCGTTGTCATTCTAAGTGTTTCGACCGAGGCCGTACTTCGATTACTGAGGATCCATCAGACCAGCGAGCCGCCGGTAACAGAGGAGGAGATCAAGTCCATGCTTGAGGAAGGGACAGAGGCCGGTGTGTTCGAGATGGCGGAACTGAGCATGATCGAAGGTGTTCTTGAGATAGGTGATCTTCGCGTAGAATCACTGATGACCCATCATACTGATATTATTGCTCTGGACCTGGACGACAGTATTGATGAGAATCTGCAGAAAATGGTCCGCAGTGGCAGGTCTTATTTCCCTGCATATTATAAGGATCTTGACAACATCGTCGGGATAGTGTCCGTAAAACAGGTCCTGGCAGAGATCGTGGAGTCCGGCACTTTCGATATAAGGGCGGATCTGGCAAAACCGCTCTTTGTACCTGAGGCTCTTCCTGTCCTGAAGCTCCTGGAGCTGTTCAAGGAGCTCGGGGTCCATATTGCTCTGGTCACTGGTGAATATGGAAGTGTTGAGGGGTTGATCACACTTCATGATATTCTTGAAGCTATAGTAGGTGATGTCCGATCCCTGGGCGAGCCTGCAGAAACGCCTGTGGTCCTTAGAGAGGACGGATCCTGGCTTATCGACGGGGACACGCCTCTCGAAAAGGTAAAGGATGTCCTGTCCGTAGACTCTTTTCCACAGGAGGAGCAGGAATACTATAGGACCATTGCAGGGTTCATAATATTCGTCTTACAACGCATACCGAAAACAGGAGACCATATAGAGTTCAAAGGAATGCGCTATGAGGTCGTAGATATGGATGGCAATAAAGTGGACAAGGTGCTGGTGATGAAAGTTCCACAATCCCCGTGA
- a CDS encoding PGF-pre-PGF domain-containing protein encodes MIIVLFLCIGVVSASEIASAPVASFDSDVVSGKVPLEVRFTDDSSGEPASWLWDFGDGSTSNLQDPAHTYTAAGTYTVSLTVGNANGSHSLTRTAYISADTRPVVAIDYIRPNPAIRGEIVSLVGLYVYNHTAIPSKKGHEWYSDIDGLQCTGRTLYTGGLSVGNHKMSFRAVDSEGQWSDRVYGYLVILENSLPIATIDSITPNHARTGQNIVFSGTGIDPDGKNVSYQWWSSIDNMLSNQSSFSRSNLSVGTHTIEFRVKDHMSWSKAVATVVVEGNTAYMKVSSAKAISVNKPVNIKVDISGIDYASSRFSVTDGTGAAVFERNITDDLVSGVYAFDWYTTDQDGELLPSGTYKLNLLTKTVSGDSISEEIGVTVDNTAPSILISDVSGISGSEKLVYANSGLLVKVSESGTSGDVATVSVELLSGSGIVKTATAYLEDGSWLAEFDLSKVAEGNYTLRAVAKDTAKNSNSIESDHIVSVDRTAPVIFSFTPADGHAFAEDTAYADIRFNYSDARTGINGSSIVLMFDGVDVTDSSNATITDSYASYNATGLTKGVHSASVYVEDNTGNLQIFTTRFWIGPKPAQAPTSTGRSSGSSGGGGGTTGEKYENVAVKEVQGIFVNAGSRVSYEFSKDGNAITSVRFDALKNSGKVQAIVETLKGRSSFAKADAPGNVYQQMNIWVGSTGFVNPENVENLFIGFKVEKSWLEDNDADAASVKLYRYADSSWNALSTSFAGEDDTYIYFESRTPGFSPFAIVSESTSTEATDALLRSADDAGTDVVTDDEAGTGSADTAISGSILVLAAICVVIAVAYVLYRKRS; translated from the coding sequence ATGATAATTGTATTGTTTCTATGCATAGGTGTCGTGAGTGCCTCTGAGATTGCTTCAGCTCCGGTAGCTTCCTTTGACTCGGATGTTGTAAGCGGAAAAGTTCCTCTTGAGGTCAGGTTTACAGATGATTCAAGCGGGGAGCCTGCATCATGGCTGTGGGACTTTGGTGATGGCAGTACATCCAACCTTCAGGATCCTGCACATACTTATACTGCAGCAGGCACTTATACTGTGAGTCTGACGGTCGGCAATGCGAACGGATCACATTCCCTTACAAGGACCGCTTATATCTCGGCAGATACACGCCCTGTAGTTGCAATAGACTATATCAGGCCGAACCCTGCGATAAGGGGTGAGATTGTTAGCTTAGTTGGCCTATATGTTTACAATCACACTGCTATCCCATCAAAGAAAGGCCATGAATGGTACTCCGATATAGATGGTTTACAATGCACAGGAAGGACCCTATATACCGGGGGCTTATCTGTAGGCAATCATAAGATGAGCTTCAGGGCCGTGGACAGTGAGGGCCAGTGGTCGGACAGGGTTTATGGCTATCTGGTCATTCTGGAGAATAGTCTTCCGATAGCTACTATTGATTCTATCACTCCGAATCATGCGAGAACTGGTCAGAACATCGTATTCAGCGGAACAGGTATCGATCCAGATGGAAAGAACGTTAGTTACCAGTGGTGGTCCAGCATTGATAACATGCTGAGCAACCAGTCAAGCTTTTCCAGATCTAACCTTTCCGTGGGAACCCACACTATAGAATTCAGAGTAAAGGACCATATGTCATGGTCTAAGGCAGTCGCGACTGTAGTAGTAGAAGGTAATACTGCATACATGAAAGTAAGTTCCGCAAAAGCCATAAGTGTCAACAAGCCGGTAAATATAAAAGTCGATATAAGCGGCATAGATTATGCATCATCCCGGTTTTCAGTAACCGATGGAACTGGTGCTGCAGTTTTCGAAAGGAACATCACTGATGATCTTGTCTCGGGAGTTTATGCGTTTGACTGGTATACGACAGACCAGGATGGAGAGCTCCTTCCAAGTGGAACATATAAGCTGAATCTGCTTACTAAGACTGTCTCCGGTGACTCGATATCTGAGGAAATAGGTGTGACCGTTGACAATACGGCCCCCTCCATTCTTATAAGCGATGTCTCAGGAATCTCAGGTAGTGAGAAGCTTGTGTATGCCAACTCCGGCCTGTTGGTGAAGGTCTCCGAATCCGGTACATCAGGGGATGTGGCAACTGTCAGCGTTGAACTGCTTTCCGGCTCCGGGATCGTGAAAACTGCCACTGCATACCTGGAAGATGGTTCGTGGCTTGCGGAATTCGATCTCTCAAAGGTTGCGGAAGGGAACTATACTCTCAGAGCAGTTGCAAAGGACACTGCAAAGAACAGCAATTCAATTGAATCAGACCATATTGTAAGTGTGGACCGCACGGCTCCAGTTATCTTTAGTTTCACGCCTGCCGACGGTCATGCTTTCGCAGAAGATACAGCATATGCGGATATCCGCTTCAACTACTCTGATGCGCGAACAGGCATTAACGGAAGCTCCATAGTTCTCATGTTTGACGGCGTGGATGTTACAGACAGTTCCAATGCAACTATAACAGATTCATACGCTTCGTACAATGCCACAGGACTTACCAAGGGTGTACATTCCGCTTCAGTGTATGTTGAGGACAATACAGGTAACCTGCAGATATTCACTACCAGGTTCTGGATCGGCCCGAAACCCGCCCAGGCTCCTACCTCCACCGGCAGAAGCAGTGGAAGCAGCGGTGGAGGCGGTGGTACCACCGGCGAGAAGTACGAGAACGTTGCGGTAAAGGAAGTGCAGGGTATCTTTGTCAATGCAGGTTCCCGTGTCAGTTACGAGTTCAGCAAGGATGGTAATGCAATTACATCCGTCCGGTTCGATGCTTTGAAGAATTCCGGGAAGGTACAGGCCATTGTTGAAACACTCAAAGGCAGGTCATCTTTTGCAAAGGCCGATGCACCGGGAAATGTCTACCAGCAAATGAACATCTGGGTTGGCAGTACCGGTTTTGTGAATCCGGAAAATGTTGAGAACCTTTTTATAGGATTCAAAGTGGAGAAGTCATGGCTCGAGGATAATGACGCTGATGCTGCTTCAGTGAAGCTCTACAGGTATGCTGACAGTTCGTGGAATGCGCTTTCTACGTCCTTTGCCGGAGAAGATGACACGTACATCTACTTTGAAAGCCGGACACCAGGCTTCTCACCGTTTGCAATAGTCTCTGAAAGCACATCCACAGAAGCAACTGATGCCTTACTGAGGTCCGCTGACGATGCAGGTACAGATGTTGTTACGGACGATGAGGCCGGGACTGGCTCGGCAGACACGGCCATCTCAGGCAGTATCCTGGTGCTGGCAGCCATCTGTGTAGTGATAGCAGTTGCATATGTACTTTACAGGAAACGGAGCTAA
- the purQ gene encoding phosphoribosylformylglycinamidine synthase subunit PurQ has translation MSIAVVQFGGSNCDLDILHVLKDVLGADAELVWYKEENLDRFDGIVIPGGFSYGDYLRAGAIAARTPIMNSVKKQADAGKPVIGICNGFQVLTESGLLEGALTTNNYPKFRCEPTYLRVETTDTPFTSMFRKGDILSIPIAHMEGNYYADEPTLASLERNGQVVFRYVDRNGNATDEANPNGSRENIAGIVSKRKNVLGMMPHPERASEEVLGSSDGLKVFRSMLEYISSR, from the coding sequence ATGAGCATTGCCGTTGTCCAGTTTGGCGGAAGCAACTGTGACCTTGATATCCTGCACGTCCTGAAGGATGTTCTGGGTGCTGATGCCGAACTCGTCTGGTATAAGGAAGAGAACCTTGACCGCTTCGATGGTATAGTGATACCTGGCGGTTTCTCTTATGGTGACTATCTCCGGGCCGGCGCAATAGCTGCACGTACACCTATAATGAATTCCGTGAAGAAACAGGCTGATGCAGGTAAGCCTGTGATCGGTATCTGCAACGGCTTCCAGGTGCTTACCGAATCGGGCCTGCTCGAAGGTGCGCTGACCACCAACAACTATCCGAAGTTCAGGTGCGAACCCACATACCTGCGGGTCGAGACCACCGATACTCCCTTCACCTCCATGTTCAGGAAAGGAGATATCCTCAGCATCCCCATAGCCCACATGGAAGGCAACTACTATGCAGACGAGCCAACCCTCGCTTCACTGGAGAGGAACGGCCAGGTCGTCTTCAGGTATGTTGACAGGAATGGCAATGCCACCGATGAGGCAAACCCCAATGGTTCCAGAGAGAATATCGCAGGCATAGTCAGCAAAAGGAAGAATGTGCTTGGAATGATGCCGCACCCTGAGCGTGCATCCGAGGAAGTGCTGGGTTCATCCGACGGCTTAAAAGTGTTCAGGTCAATGCTGGAGTATATCTCCAGCCGTTGA
- the purS gene encoding phosphoribosylformylglycinamidine synthase subunit PurS has translation MQYQAEVIIELKAGMLDPEGTTVKRALEHLGYETDSVRTAKKFTIVLQAADIHSARENVEEMCEKLIANPIIHNYSISLREIE, from the coding sequence ATGCAGTATCAAGCTGAAGTAATAATCGAACTTAAGGCCGGTATGCTCGATCCGGAAGGCACGACCGTTAAAAGGGCGCTTGAGCACCTTGGTTATGAGACCGACAGTGTCAGGACCGCAAAGAAATTCACTATCGTCCTGCAGGCAGCAGATATACACAGCGCCAGGGAGAACGTGGAAGAGATGTGCGAGAAGCTGATAGCGAACCCGATCATCCATAATTATTCCATATCCCTGAGGGAAATAGAATGA
- a CDS encoding CDP-alcohol phosphatidyltransferase family protein gives MLGALKDNIRNWFLPLARNIPLSPNTLTLIGLAVSVIAAIEFARGFLILGAFTILLSGIFDVFDGAVARANGLCTAFGAVLDSVCDRYADALIYVGIIYGLISGSIVQVDFLSIPMWLWTVIAIIGSYLVSYTRSRAEAAGAREMDVGIAERPERLIVLVAGALTGMLGLAIIIIVVLTHITVIQRLLHAKRALA, from the coding sequence ATGTTGGGAGCACTAAAGGATAATATAAGGAACTGGTTCCTGCCACTGGCAAGGAACATCCCTCTTTCACCAAACACCTTAACTCTTATAGGGTTGGCAGTCAGCGTAATTGCTGCGATTGAGTTTGCCAGGGGTTTTCTTATCCTTGGGGCTTTTACAATCCTTCTGAGTGGCATCTTTGATGTTTTCGATGGTGCGGTTGCCAGGGCTAATGGTTTGTGCACCGCGTTCGGGGCAGTTCTTGACTCCGTCTGTGACAGGTACGCTGACGCCCTTATATACGTAGGGATTATCTATGGCCTCATATCCGGCAGCATAGTTCAGGTGGACTTCCTTTCCATTCCCATGTGGCTGTGGACGGTAATTGCGATAATAGGCTCCTACCTGGTAAGTTACACACGTTCCAGGGCGGAGGCTGCCGGTGCAAGGGAGATGGATGTCGGGATAGCCGAGAGACCGGAGAGGCTGATAGTACTTGTCGCAGGTGCCCTAACAGGCATGCTTGGACTTGCCATTATTATTATAGTGGTACTTACCCACATCACTGTCATACAGCGTCTGTTGCATGCAAAGAGGGCACTTGCATAA
- a CDS encoding diphthine--ammonia ligase — protein MCGITGFFNIENSLELALRALETMRNRGLDCIGICGAGWLEHATDTESLKFQQGSELNVLGHRLHSMVNFVRQPIAYRGRLVANCELYNWKELGEKYGIEAENDADMLIKLIELKWRELERARDTGSPDPSVDHDIPETDVLRMLDELLAEVTGVYAFAYWLGDRIYIARDILGIKPLWYSTSGGFAFASEKKALVPTGRTDIKELNPREIFGYDLQNDTVTTFNRSFFSIQPEHTQPVENIKVDFRSLLENAVSVRFPDERFGILFSGGLDSTVIAYLCKTLGKKPGIDFTCYTAGLSEVQLPPDVEYAQRMAQELGLDLKVKRIGLEEVEEYLRQVVPLVEDTNVPKVGVALTMYAACVAAREDGIRVMFSGSGADELLAGYDRHKRSAEINRDCYADILKIYERNTYRDDVVSMNNNIELRVPYLDKRLVDYCLKIPAGYKMRADTNKWILRETAMDLGLPEELSLRKKQAAQYGSRFDKAIGKLAKRAGAGTKTEYLKQFYDRHNLKLGVLFSSGKDSNYAMHIMQEQNYSIECLITIKSQNPDSYMFHTPNISLANLQAEAMGIPLIEETTRGEKETELEDMKNAILRAKKEFGIEGIVTGALYSNYQRERIEKVCDELGLKVFSPLWHIDQEKEMRQLLSIGFDFIFSSVAAYGLDKSWVGRRIEERDVDRLVRLNQKIGLNVAGEGGEFESFVLDGPMYNKRIEVRAMEVIELDEYTAKVNITDAVLVDKD, from the coding sequence ATGTGCGGGATTACAGGCTTTTTCAATATCGAGAACTCTCTGGAGCTGGCTCTGAGAGCCCTGGAGACCATGAGGAACAGGGGACTTGACTGTATCGGTATCTGTGGAGCCGGATGGCTGGAGCATGCCACTGATACGGAAAGCCTGAAATTTCAGCAAGGCTCCGAGCTGAACGTCCTTGGCCACCGCCTCCATTCCATGGTCAACTTCGTGCGCCAGCCTATAGCGTACAGAGGAAGGCTGGTTGCCAACTGCGAGCTGTACAACTGGAAGGAACTCGGGGAGAAGTACGGGATAGAAGCTGAGAACGATGCAGACATGCTCATAAAACTGATAGAGCTTAAATGGCGTGAGCTGGAGAGGGCCAGGGATACAGGAAGCCCTGATCCCTCCGTGGATCACGATATCCCGGAAACGGATGTGCTCAGGATGCTGGACGAGCTGCTTGCAGAAGTGACAGGGGTCTATGCTTTTGCTTACTGGCTGGGCGACAGGATCTACATCGCAAGGGACATACTCGGAATCAAGCCTCTCTGGTACAGCACATCCGGAGGGTTTGCCTTCGCCTCCGAGAAAAAGGCGCTTGTGCCGACAGGCCGCACCGACATCAAGGAGCTTAACCCACGGGAGATTTTCGGCTACGACCTGCAGAACGATACAGTTACTACATTCAATAGGAGCTTTTTCTCCATCCAGCCGGAGCACACACAGCCGGTCGAGAATATCAAGGTAGACTTCCGGAGCCTTCTGGAGAATGCGGTGTCCGTACGCTTCCCGGATGAGAGGTTCGGCATATTATTCTCAGGCGGACTGGACTCCACTGTGATAGCTTATCTCTGCAAGACGCTTGGAAAGAAGCCAGGAATTGATTTCACATGCTACACTGCCGGATTGAGTGAAGTCCAGCTTCCGCCTGACGTGGAATATGCACAGAGGATGGCTCAGGAACTTGGCCTTGATCTTAAAGTAAAGAGGATCGGGCTGGAAGAAGTGGAAGAGTACCTCCGGCAGGTTGTCCCGCTTGTTGAAGATACTAATGTGCCAAAGGTGGGAGTAGCCCTGACCATGTACGCTGCGTGCGTAGCTGCCAGGGAGGACGGTATAAGGGTCATGTTCTCAGGCTCCGGGGCCGATGAGCTGCTGGCAGGCTATGACCGCCACAAGCGTTCCGCTGAAATAAACAGGGACTGCTATGCCGATATCCTGAAGATATACGAGAGGAACACCTACAGGGACGATGTGGTCTCCATGAACAATAATATCGAGCTGCGTGTGCCCTACCTGGACAAGCGCCTCGTTGACTATTGCCTTAAGATCCCTGCTGGCTACAAAATGAGAGCAGACACTAACAAATGGATATTGCGTGAAACAGCCATGGACCTCGGCCTGCCTGAGGAACTGTCCCTGCGTAAGAAACAGGCCGCCCAGTACGGCAGCAGGTTCGACAAGGCTATCGGCAAGCTGGCAAAGAGAGCAGGAGCCGGTACGAAGACCGAATACCTGAAGCAGTTCTATGACCGGCACAATCTCAAACTGGGAGTCCTTTTCAGCTCAGGCAAGGACAGTAATTACGCAATGCACATAATGCAGGAGCAGAACTACTCCATCGAATGCCTCATCACTATCAAGAGCCAGAACCCGGACTCCTACATGTTCCACACACCCAACATCAGCCTGGCGAACCTGCAGGCGGAGGCAATGGGAATTCCGCTGATAGAGGAAACCACCAGGGGTGAAAAAGAGACAGAACTGGAGGACATGAAGAACGCCATCCTCCGGGCAAAAAAGGAGTTCGGGATAGAAGGAATTGTCACAGGCGCCCTCTATTCCAACTATCAACGCGAAAGAATAGAGAAGGTATGCGATGAGCTTGGTCTCAAGGTGTTCTCACCGCTCTGGCATATCGACCAGGAAAAGGAGATGCGCCAGCTTCTGTCAATTGGATTTGATTTTATTTTCAGCAGTGTTGCAGCCTACGGCCTTGATAAAAGTTGGGTAGGGCGCAGGATAGAAGAAAGGGACGTGGACCGGCTTGTGAGACTTAACCAGAAGATTGGTCTCAATGTAGCAGGCGAAGGCGGCGAGTTCGAGAGTTTCGTACTGGACGGACCCATGTACAATAAAAGGATCGAGGTCAGGGCGATGGAAGTCATCGAGCTTGATGAGTACACTGCAAAAGTGAATATCACTGACGCTGTACTTGTCGATAAGGATTGA
- a CDS encoding sulfurtransferase TusA family protein — protein sequence MTEKVTEGLNELDLRGEVCPFTFVKTKLQLEGMEKGDILTVIFDYAPAVSSVPGSVKNEGHNILGIEKEGDCTWKVRIQKA from the coding sequence ATGACAGAAAAGGTGACAGAAGGATTGAACGAACTGGATCTCAGGGGAGAGGTCTGCCCCTTTACTTTCGTGAAAACAAAACTGCAGCTGGAAGGAATGGAGAAAGGAGACATCCTTACGGTTATTTTTGATTATGCTCCTGCGGTGTCAAGCGTTCCCGGAAGCGTAAAAAATGAAGGTCATAATATCCTCGGGATAGAAAAAGAAGGGGATTGCACCTGGAAGGTCCGTATTCAGAAAGCTTGA
- a CDS encoding inorganic phosphate transporter: MIIALAAIASAIFMGINIGGNNAAASMGAAYGARARTKKQAVMLIAVFSLLGAVLSGEEVIKTLGGGLIPGSIITLTAATITVSAAGFCLLVGNMLKVPISSSQSMVGAVVGIGLFYGLLDTQLLLQIVGWWAVTPVLAFVLAYLSGKYLHPGIASWLEGHKSELQIKGVIAKLLTVSGCYVAFSAGANNAGNAVGPIVGAGLLDSATGAVLGGLTLGLGALLIGGRILQTVGTEITELCMVRAVFVEIIAAVIVHIASVGGIPVALGQIVPAAIIGIGCANEGFMMVKSKTVKRIAIMWVISPIAAGLIAYSAIGLVY, encoded by the coding sequence ATGATTATAGCACTGGCTGCGATCGCATCTGCGATCTTCATGGGGATCAACATCGGGGGGAATAATGCAGCAGCCTCCATGGGTGCAGCATACGGTGCCAGAGCCCGTACCAAAAAACAGGCAGTAATGCTCATAGCAGTGTTTTCACTGCTTGGTGCGGTGCTGAGCGGTGAAGAGGTTATCAAAACCCTGGGTGGAGGGCTTATTCCAGGCAGCATCATTACACTTACCGCAGCAACTATTACGGTAAGCGCAGCTGGTTTTTGTCTCTTGGTAGGGAACATGCTCAAGGTTCCCATATCATCAAGCCAGTCCATGGTTGGGGCAGTTGTTGGCATTGGCCTGTTCTACGGCCTGCTGGATACCCAGCTGCTCTTACAGATAGTAGGATGGTGGGCAGTTACGCCTGTGCTTGCATTCGTACTTGCCTATCTTTCCGGAAAATATCTCCATCCCGGAATTGCCTCCTGGCTGGAAGGACATAAATCCGAGTTACAGATAAAAGGTGTTATTGCGAAACTTCTTACCGTATCCGGTTGTTATGTCGCCTTTTCGGCAGGAGCCAATAATGCGGGTAATGCAGTTGGCCCCATTGTGGGCGCGGGTTTACTGGACTCTGCAACAGGAGCTGTCTTAGGAGGCCTGACTCTTGGTCTTGGAGCGCTGTTGATTGGTGGGAGGATACTTCAGACCGTAGGTACGGAGATAACTGAGCTCTGTATGGTCCGTGCTGTTTTCGTTGAGATCATTGCAGCAGTTATTGTGCACATCGCCTCCGTTGGAGGCATACCTGTGGCACTTGGCCAGATAGTGCCTGCAGCCATCATAGGGATCGGGTGTGCCAATGAAGGCTTTATGATGGTAAAGAGTAAGACCGTAAAGCGCATTGCGATCATGTGGGTCATATCGCCAATAGCGGCTGGCCTGATAGCTTATAGTGCTATCGGGCTTGTATACTGA
- a CDS encoding 4Fe-4S binding protein yields MDEKTISYDRIKQGGFLRQRQKEDLFSIRLRVVGGQLNADQLRTLADASEKYGRGEVHITSRQGLEVSYVSLEDAEDLLDELEEGGVRQGTCGPRVRGVVACQGNLICPRGLIDAQDIAKKIDENYFAMELPSKFKFAVTGCPASCMKPQENDLGVMGGLEPEWVEEQCSYCGLCQMACPADAIKVENGTLHYERDKCILCGQCQMICPKEAWVSSREGYTVYVGGKVGRNPRLGIRLVELVDENTLFRIIERSLEFFKKEATSGERFGDTIRRVGLEKFKAFVLE; encoded by the coding sequence ATGGATGAAAAGACGATTAGCTACGACAGGATCAAACAGGGCGGTTTTCTTCGCCAGAGACAAAAGGAAGACCTCTTTTCAATAAGGCTCCGTGTTGTCGGGGGACAGCTTAATGCTGACCAGCTCAGGACACTTGCGGATGCCTCTGAAAAGTATGGCAGGGGTGAGGTCCACATAACTTCACGCCAGGGACTTGAGGTCTCATACGTTTCCCTCGAGGATGCGGAGGACCTTCTTGACGAGCTTGAGGAGGGAGGTGTCCGTCAGGGTACCTGCGGTCCCAGGGTCCGTGGTGTGGTCGCCTGTCAGGGAAACCTGATCTGTCCCCGGGGGCTAATCGATGCACAGGACATTGCAAAGAAGATCGATGAGAATTACTTTGCCATGGAACTTCCTAGCAAGTTCAAATTCGCAGTTACGGGATGCCCTGCGTCATGCATGAAACCACAGGAGAACGACCTCGGTGTAATGGGAGGGCTTGAGCCCGAGTGGGTAGAAGAGCAGTGCTCCTATTGTGGCCTCTGCCAGATGGCATGCCCCGCAGATGCGATCAAAGTAGAGAACGGGACCCTGCATTATGAAAGGGACAAGTGCATCCTCTGTGGCCAATGCCAGATGATATGCCCCAAGGAAGCATGGGTCAGTTCAAGGGAAGGATACACAGTCTACGTTGGCGGCAAGGTAGGCAGAAATCCAAGACTTGGTATCAGGCTTGTTGAGCTTGTGGATGAGAATACCCTGTTCAGGATAATAGAGAGATCGCTGGAGTTCTTCAAAAAAGAAGCAACTTCAGGGGAGCGTTTCGGAGATACAATCCGGCGTGTGGGCCTTGAGAAATTCAAGGCTTTTGTGCTGGAATAA
- a CDS encoding phosphoadenylyl-sulfate reductase: protein MTVQDPQLKSEIGSLAEEYKNSSPQEILEYALGRFGTGITIAFSGAEDVVLIDMATRIREDISVFSIDTGRLHPETYRFFDVVREHYNIPLEVFFADREKTEELVLRKGMFSFYRDGHHECCAARKVDPLRRSLSTRDAWITGQRRDQSPNTRAEIPVMEMDPVFGNGTLVKFNPLANWTSGQVWDYIMDKEVPYNELHAKGYVSIGCEPCTRPVLPGQHEREGRWWWEESTKKECGLHSGNIRPPV from the coding sequence ATGACAGTACAGGATCCGCAATTGAAAAGTGAAATAGGGTCATTGGCCGAGGAATATAAGAACAGCTCTCCGCAGGAGATCCTGGAGTATGCCCTGGGCAGGTTTGGCACAGGCATAACCATTGCGTTCAGCGGTGCAGAGGATGTTGTACTTATTGACATGGCTACCAGGATCAGAGAAGACATCAGTGTATTCTCAATAGATACCGGGCGCCTGCATCCTGAGACATACAGGTTCTTCGATGTTGTGCGGGAGCATTACAATATCCCCCTCGAGGTATTCTTTGCTGACAGGGAAAAAACAGAAGAACTGGTCCTCAGGAAGGGAATGTTCTCATTCTACAGGGACGGGCATCATGAATGCTGCGCTGCGCGCAAAGTCGATCCGCTCAGGCGCTCCCTCAGTACGAGGGATGCGTGGATCACAGGACAGCGCAGGGACCAGAGCCCCAATACCCGGGCAGAAATTCCTGTAATGGAAATGGATCCGGTATTTGGTAATGGTACACTGGTGAAGTTCAATCCCCTGGCAAACTGGACCTCCGGGCAGGTGTGGGACTATATCATGGATAAAGAGGTGCCTTACAACGAACTCCATGCAAAGGGCTACGTAAGCATCGGCTGTGAACCATGTACCAGGCCTGTGCTGCCGGGGCAGCATGAGCGTGAAGGGCGCTGGTGGTGGGAAGAATCCACAAAAAAGGAATGCGGACTGCACTCCGGAAATATCAGGCCCCCTGTCTGA